GAGCGCTTGATCCGCGGCTTGCAGCCCGCGGCGCGGATCGTGTCGGTGCAGGCGGACTGGCGCGCCGCTGTTGATGACCTGAAGCTTTGCGACGTCATCGTTGGCGCGGTGGACAGCTTTAAGGAGCGTGAACAACTGGAGCGATTTGCACGCCGACACCTTATTCCGTACATCGATATCGGCATGGATGTGCACGAGCTTGGCGGAAAGGGATTTCTCGTGAGTGGGCAGGTAATCCTGTCGATGCCCGGCGCGCCCTGCATGCGCTGTTGTGGCTTCATCACAGATGAGAGGCTGGCGCAGGAGGCCAAGCTCTATGGCGCGGCCGGCTCGCGACCGCAGGTCGTGTGGTCGAACGGCGTGCTGGCGTCAACCGCGGTCGGATTGCTCACGCAGTTACTGACCGCTTGGTACCCGAATCCGCCGAGCTTCGTTTTTCTCGATTATGACGGCAATCGCGGAACCATTAATCGCAACCAGCGCATGGATCACTTGAAGAATCATGTGT
The sequence above is a segment of the Methylosinus trichosporium OB3b genome. Coding sequences within it:
- a CDS encoding HesA/MoeB/ThiF family protein translates to MSRLDRQSFLGPQSDAILEASTIGIVGLGGGGSHVGQQAAHMGIGGFVIADPDLIEDTNTNRLIGGTLADVATDVPKVAIAERLIRGLQPAARIVSVQADWRAAVDDLKLCDVIVGAVDSFKEREQLERFARRHLIPYIDIGMDVHELGGKGFLVSGQVILSMPGAPCMRCCGFITDERLAQEAKLYGAAGSRPQVVWSNGVLASTAVGLLTQLLTAWYPNPPSFVFLDYDGNRGTINRNQRMDHLKNHVCSHHPPDETGDPMFDIRTQALRPRPKPAPTSAAPPVSWWRRMWNRLRRRAG